In a single window of the Saccharothrix australiensis genome:
- a CDS encoding AAA family ATPase: MYISQVRLRNIKGFHGAREVDLKLTAPGWTVIAGRNGSGKTSLLHAIALALGGPAVARNLVPDFENWVTAGRREAVAQVRFTRDEHAERWSGKGRRPSGEFWAGLVWTMPDDEPRGYRRGLQPSLREKLEGSRTAATRGPWQDNPTGWFCAAYGPFRRMVGATNDAQRLMSNSGPVSRLATLFHEDASLAEGVGWLIEQHLRSLERRQGAEELKTVALAVLSDGLLPDDYRIEGVDSDGLWVHNGDHRFPLREMSDGYRTVASLVVDLIKQLYESYGALRTEPTKAGGLALTAPGVVIIDEADAHLHVSWQKRIGGWLKEHFPNVQFIVTTHSPYLCQAADPGGLVRLPGPDQQEPPRVVDRALHERIVYGSGDDAVLSELFGLDTPYSERAERLRAELVALEVAVLGGTADARAVRRYEKLKRMLTSSPVARAHEVLTRIAREEP; encoded by the coding sequence ATGTACATCTCGCAGGTCCGGCTGCGGAACATCAAGGGATTTCACGGCGCCCGCGAAGTGGACCTCAAGCTCACCGCGCCCGGCTGGACGGTGATCGCCGGCCGCAACGGCTCCGGCAAGACCTCCCTGCTGCACGCGATCGCCCTGGCGCTCGGCGGTCCGGCGGTGGCCCGCAACCTGGTCCCGGACTTCGAGAACTGGGTGACCGCGGGCCGGCGCGAGGCCGTCGCCCAGGTCCGGTTCACCCGCGACGAGCACGCCGAGCGCTGGTCGGGCAAGGGCAGGCGGCCGTCCGGCGAGTTCTGGGCCGGCCTGGTCTGGACGATGCCGGACGACGAGCCGCGCGGCTACCGGCGCGGCCTCCAGCCGTCGCTGAGGGAGAAGCTGGAGGGCAGCAGGACGGCCGCGACGCGCGGTCCGTGGCAGGACAACCCCACCGGCTGGTTCTGCGCCGCCTACGGGCCGTTCCGGCGCATGGTCGGCGCCACCAACGACGCCCAGCGGCTGATGTCGAACTCCGGCCCCGTGTCCCGGCTGGCCACCCTGTTCCACGAGGACGCCTCGCTCGCCGAGGGCGTCGGCTGGCTGATCGAGCAGCACCTGCGGTCGCTGGAGCGCAGGCAGGGCGCTGAGGAGCTGAAGACGGTCGCGCTCGCGGTCCTGTCCGACGGCCTGCTGCCCGACGACTACCGCATCGAGGGCGTCGACTCGGACGGCCTGTGGGTGCACAACGGCGACCACCGCTTCCCGCTGCGCGAGATGAGCGACGGCTACCGGACGGTGGCCTCGCTCGTGGTCGACCTCATCAAGCAGCTCTACGAGTCCTACGGCGCGCTGCGGACCGAGCCCACGAAGGCGGGCGGGCTCGCGCTGACCGCGCCCGGCGTCGTCATCATCGACGAGGCGGACGCGCACCTGCACGTGTCGTGGCAGAAGCGGATCGGCGGGTGGCTCAAGGAGCACTTCCCGAACGTGCAGTTCATCGTCACCACGCACAGCCCGTACCTGTGCCAGGCGGCCGATCCGGGCGGCCTCGTCCGCCTGCCCGGCCCGGACCAGCAGGAGCCGCCCAGGGTCGTCGACCGGGCGCTGCACGAGCGGATCGTGTACGGCAGCGGTGACGACGCCGTGCTGTCCGAGCTGTTCGGGCTCGACACGCCCTACTCCGAACGGGCGGAGCGGCTGCGCGCGGAACTGGTCGCGCTGGAGGTCGCCGTGCTCGGCGGGACGGCCGACGCCCGCGCCGTGCGCCGTTACGAGAAGCTGAAGCGGATGCTCACCAGCTCGCCGGTGGCGCGGGCGCACGAGGTGCTGACCCGCATCGCGCGGGAGGAGCCGTGA
- a CDS encoding helix-turn-helix domain-containing protein — translation MAAVQTRRKRKLGQFLNALRKRAGKTEIDYHALTRKTQSTLSRMENGYISPSWTELGALLGLYGATDDERREAEALWEDAKQDSTRLANAAAFTPEARTYARQEADAAEVLTIEMIVIPGLLQTAAYAAAVRLAGRRFLDPSVPVDQAVAALASRQRRLPGLRLHAVIDEAALHRAVGGREVMLDQLSHLLEMAKQPNITIQVIPFGAGAYGTMSGGGATALRFDAGDPSSVYLEYAGGGKWVDNPADVEKYLLHFEDMASEVALSPKESASLIRKLATALKET, via the coding sequence ATGGCAGCTGTCCAAACCCGACGCAAGCGCAAGCTCGGGCAGTTCCTCAACGCGCTGCGCAAGCGCGCGGGCAAGACCGAGATCGACTACCACGCGTTGACCCGCAAGACCCAGTCGACCCTGTCGCGTATGGAGAACGGGTACATCAGTCCGAGTTGGACCGAGCTGGGCGCGCTGCTCGGGCTCTACGGCGCGACAGACGACGAGCGGCGCGAGGCCGAGGCGCTGTGGGAGGACGCGAAGCAGGACAGCACGAGGTTGGCCAACGCCGCCGCCTTCACGCCCGAGGCGCGCACGTACGCGCGCCAGGAGGCGGACGCGGCGGAGGTGCTCACGATCGAGATGATCGTCATCCCCGGACTGCTCCAGACCGCCGCGTACGCCGCCGCCGTCCGCCTGGCGGGCCGGCGGTTCCTGGACCCGTCGGTACCGGTTGACCAGGCGGTCGCGGCGCTGGCGAGCCGCCAGCGCCGGCTGCCCGGACTGCGGCTGCACGCGGTGATCGACGAGGCGGCGCTGCACCGCGCCGTCGGCGGGCGCGAGGTCATGCTCGACCAGTTGTCGCACCTGCTGGAGATGGCCAAGCAGCCCAACATCACCATCCAGGTGATCCCGTTCGGCGCAGGCGCGTACGGGACCATGTCGGGCGGCGGCGCGACCGCGCTCAGGTTCGACGCGGGTGATCCCTCCTCCGTGTACCTGGAGTACGCCGGTGGAGGCAAGTGGGTGGACAATCCCGCCGATGTGGAGAAGTACCTGCTTCACTTCGAGGACATGGCAAGCGAGGTCGCTCTGTCGCCCAAGGAGTCGGCTTCACTGATCAGAAAACTGGCAACCGCACTGAAGGAAACATGA
- a CDS encoding DUF397 domain-containing protein: protein MNTTKTWRRSSHSGAGNNCVELAVDRAVTVVRDSKRPGPELAFADRPFRAFLTALRHT from the coding sequence ATGAACACGACTAAGACGTGGCGTAGAAGCTCTCATTCAGGCGCGGGCAACAACTGCGTCGAGCTGGCCGTCGACCGCGCGGTCACCGTCGTTCGTGACAGCAAGCGTCCCGGCCCCGAGCTGGCCTTTGCGGACCGTCCTTTCCGCGCGTTCCTCACCGCACTGCGGCATACCTGA
- a CDS encoding tetratricopeptide repeat protein — protein MHDEQRAGTPGGGGGPAGRARGVPPAPLTSVAPPLKRLTGPVRGRADLVAAVTAVRGGAVAVLCGAGGFGKTTVALEVVRGLPDVWWVDASSAGSLSAGLAEVALQAGADPTGVRAAWSGGGGSAIELLWRHLDHLTRDWVLVLDGADDPRVLAADGHRVGDGNGWLRTPDAHGTILVTSRASAGWPPDAKVFPVRGLPPADGARVLLDLADAGSAADAEELSRRLGGLPLALRVAGSYLAVAASALALPGLEAPTTFRDYRARWEERFAELADDETAPARESPARTWEMSVDLLADRGRPQARPLLRLLSTFADAPVPAFLLDATVLAESGLLPGVTAARLSVLLRALQEVGLLDVVAEPAQCLLVHPVIREANRHRPDYAEHRARYRGVAVDVLARAVEPLVDGDPAAWPRWHLLLPHVAALAPVDDPARDLAAAALLSRGADFCAEVGRTAVAESLYRRSIALGTAAAGVDHWHVSSARHALGHVLKARGDPAGAERELRALAADQAERLGAADAATLNTRNCLARAVQDQGRWDEAEAEYRQVLAERERVFGPTSPAALSTRHDLAHLLEDRGDLAGAEAEQRVVLAALRRRCAEHDAEVVSARSRLADLLRRRGRWDEAEAELVDLLALSRSVRGAEHPDTLGVLLGLAALLRERRRVDDAERHYRDLLAACTRVFGPEHPRTLTARHGLAHLCQERDDPAGAEAGHRAVLAIQERTAGAGDPATLRTRSCLARLLVARRRFAEAEREFRAVLEHRERAYGPRHLLVLAVRHQLAHVAEARGDLAAAEAGHRAVLADQSAALGPLHPETLMSHFCLAGLLRERGRPVEAEAAFRATVELETRVYGAEHANTLVSRRSLAGALADLGRHEEALDAYREVLAAQERTLGADHPQTARTRDQLAALRDQGGAPA, from the coding sequence GTGCACGACGAGCAGCGGGCCGGGACGCCCGGCGGAGGCGGCGGGCCGGCCGGGCGCGCCCGCGGCGTGCCGCCCGCGCCGCTCACCTCGGTCGCGCCGCCGCTCAAGCGCCTCACCGGTCCGGTGCGCGGACGTGCCGACCTGGTCGCCGCCGTGACCGCCGTGCGCGGCGGCGCGGTCGCGGTGCTGTGCGGCGCGGGCGGTTTCGGCAAGACCACGGTCGCGCTGGAGGTGGTGCGCGGGCTGCCGGACGTCTGGTGGGTGGACGCCTCCTCGGCGGGCAGCCTGTCGGCGGGCCTCGCGGAGGTCGCGCTCCAGGCGGGCGCGGACCCGACCGGCGTGCGGGCGGCCTGGTCCGGCGGTGGCGGTTCGGCGATCGAGCTGCTGTGGCGGCACCTGGACCACCTGACCCGCGACTGGGTGCTCGTGCTCGACGGCGCCGACGACCCCCGGGTGCTCGCGGCGGACGGCCACCGCGTCGGCGACGGCAACGGGTGGCTGCGCACCCCGGACGCGCACGGCACGATCCTGGTCACCAGCCGCGCGAGCGCCGGCTGGCCGCCCGACGCGAAGGTGTTCCCGGTGCGCGGCCTGCCGCCCGCGGACGGTGCGCGGGTGCTGCTGGACCTGGCCGACGCGGGCTCGGCCGCGGACGCCGAGGAGCTGTCCCGCCGGCTGGGCGGCCTGCCGCTGGCGCTGCGGGTCGCCGGGTCCTACCTGGCGGTGGCGGCGTCGGCGCTCGCGCTGCCCGGCCTGGAGGCGCCGACGACGTTCCGGGACTACCGGGCGAGGTGGGAGGAGCGGTTCGCCGAGCTGGCCGACGACGAGACCGCGCCGGCACGGGAGTCGCCCGCCCGCACGTGGGAGATGTCGGTCGACCTGCTCGCCGACCGGGGCCGGCCGCAGGCCCGACCGCTGCTGCGGCTGCTGTCGACGTTCGCCGACGCGCCGGTGCCCGCGTTCCTGCTGGACGCGACCGTGCTCGCCGAGTCGGGGCTCCTGCCCGGTGTGACGGCGGCCAGGCTGTCCGTGCTGCTGCGGGCGCTACAGGAGGTCGGCCTGCTGGACGTGGTCGCGGAGCCGGCCCAGTGCCTGCTGGTGCACCCGGTGATCCGCGAGGCCAACCGGCACCGGCCCGACTACGCCGAGCACCGGGCGCGGTACCGGGGCGTCGCGGTGGACGTGCTGGCCCGCGCGGTCGAGCCGCTGGTCGACGGCGACCCGGCCGCGTGGCCGCGCTGGCACCTGCTGCTGCCCCACGTGGCGGCGCTCGCGCCCGTCGACGACCCCGCGCGCGACCTGGCCGCCGCGGCGCTGCTGAGCCGGGGCGCGGACTTCTGCGCCGAGGTCGGCCGCACCGCCGTCGCCGAGTCGCTCTACCGGCGGTCCATCGCGCTCGGCACGGCGGCGGCCGGCGTCGACCACTGGCACGTGTCGAGCGCCCGCCACGCGCTGGGCCACGTGCTCAAGGCGCGCGGCGACCCGGCCGGCGCGGAGCGCGAGCTGCGCGCGCTGGCCGCCGACCAGGCCGAGCGGCTGGGCGCGGCCGACGCGGCGACCCTCAACACCCGCAACTGCCTGGCCAGGGCGGTCCAGGACCAGGGCAGGTGGGACGAGGCGGAGGCGGAGTACCGGCAGGTGCTGGCCGAGCGGGAACGGGTGTTCGGCCCGACCTCGCCCGCCGCCCTGTCCACCCGGCACGACCTGGCGCACCTGCTGGAGGACCGGGGCGACCTCGCGGGCGCGGAGGCCGAGCAGCGCGTCGTCCTCGCGGCGCTGCGGCGGCGGTGCGCCGAGCACGACGCCGAGGTCGTGTCGGCGCGGTCGCGGCTGGCGGACCTGCTACGCCGGCGCGGCCGGTGGGACGAGGCGGAGGCCGAACTGGTCGACCTGCTCGCGCTCTCGCGGTCGGTGCGCGGCGCGGAGCACCCCGACACGCTCGGCGTGCTGCTGGGACTGGCGGCCCTGCTGCGCGAACGCCGCCGGGTGGACGACGCCGAGCGGCACTACCGCGACCTGCTGGCGGCGTGCACGCGCGTGTTCGGCCCGGAGCACCCGCGCACGCTGACCGCGCGGCACGGCCTGGCGCACCTGTGCCAGGAGCGGGACGACCCGGCGGGCGCGGAGGCGGGGCACCGCGCGGTGCTCGCGATCCAGGAGCGGACGGCGGGCGCGGGCGACCCGGCGACCCTGCGCACCCGGAGCTGCCTGGCCCGGCTGCTGGTGGCGCGGCGGCGGTTCGCCGAGGCGGAACGGGAATTCCGGGCGGTGCTGGAGCACCGCGAACGCGCCTACGGCCCGCGGCACCTGCTCGTCCTCGCGGTGCGCCACCAGCTCGCGCACGTGGCGGAGGCGCGCGGCGACCTCGCGGCGGCCGAGGCCGGGCACCGCGCGGTGCTGGCGGACCAGTCGGCGGCGCTCGGCCCGCTGCACCCGGAGACGCTGATGAGCCACTTCTGCCTGGCGGGCCTGCTGCGCGAGCGCGGGCGGCCGGTGGAGGCGGAGGCCGCGTTCCGCGCGACCGTCGAGCTGGAGACGCGGGTGTACGGGGCGGAGCACGCCAACACCCTGGTGAGCCGCCGCTCGCTGGCCGGCGCGCTGGCCGACCTCGGACGGCACGAGGAGGCGCTGGACGCGTACCGGGAGGTGCTGGCCGCGCAGGAGCGCACACTGGGTGCGGACCACCCGCAGACGGCGCGCACCCGCGACCAGTTGGCGGCCCTGCGCGACCAGGGCGGCGCGCCGGCCTGA
- a CDS encoding IclR family transcriptional regulator translates to MTDPAPPARPNAVKSADRTVELLEVLSASDRPLTLTELHRRLSYPKSSLYMLVQTLVARGWVEPDPVRGAYGIGVRALLVGTSYLDHDPVVRVATRVMEQVRREVDETVHLARLDGSDVVYLAGRESEQHLRAVSRVGRRLPAHSTSPGKALLAARTPQEVDAILPARLTALTPGTVVDHQALHAQLADVRAAGYAHEREENTPGVGCFAVALPYRSPVLDAMSCSVPLSRLDPEHERRVVDALLHGARTVTELLRRVGH, encoded by the coding sequence GTGACCGACCCCGCGCCACCCGCCCGGCCGAACGCGGTCAAATCGGCCGACCGGACCGTGGAGCTGCTCGAAGTGCTGTCGGCGTCCGACCGCCCGCTGACGCTGACCGAGCTGCACCGGCGGCTGAGCTACCCGAAGTCGAGCCTCTACATGCTGGTGCAGACCCTCGTCGCCCGCGGCTGGGTCGAGCCCGACCCCGTGCGGGGCGCCTACGGCATCGGTGTCCGCGCGCTGCTCGTCGGCACGTCCTACCTCGACCACGACCCGGTCGTGCGGGTCGCCACGCGGGTGATGGAGCAGGTGCGGCGGGAGGTCGACGAGACCGTCCACCTCGCCCGGCTCGACGGCTCCGACGTGGTCTACCTCGCCGGCCGGGAGTCCGAGCAGCACTTGCGGGCCGTCTCGCGGGTCGGCCGGCGGCTGCCCGCGCACTCGACGTCGCCGGGGAAGGCGCTGCTCGCGGCGCGCACGCCGCAGGAGGTGGACGCGATCCTGCCCGCGCGCCTGACGGCGCTGACCCCCGGCACCGTGGTCGACCACCAGGCGCTGCACGCCCAGCTCGCGGACGTCCGCGCCGCCGGTTACGCCCACGAGCGCGAGGAGAACACGCCGGGCGTGGGTTGCTTCGCGGTGGCGCTGCCCTACCGCTCCCCCGTCCTCGACGCCATGAGCTGCTCGGTGCCGCTGAGCAGGCTCGACCCGGAGCACGAGCGGAGGGTCGTCGACGCGCTCCTGCACGGCGCGCGCACCGTCACCGAACTGCTCCGCCGGGTCGGCCACTGA
- a CDS encoding fumarate hydratase yields the protein MPLATAFHHTDVLPLAEDTHTEYRLVTPDGVSVVEAAGRQFLQVEPATLTLLAKEAIRDIQHLLRPSHLAQLRAIVDDPEASGNDRFVAMDLLRNACISAGGVLPMCQDTGTAIVMGKRTESVLTGGADEEALSRGIFEAYQELNLRYSQMAPVTFWDEKNTGTNLPAQIDLFAAPGTAPKYEFLFMAKGGGSANKTFLYQETKALLNPTRLARFLDEKLRSLGTAACPPYHLAVVVGGLSAEQNLKVAKLASARYLDGLPTAGSAAGHAFRDLDLERQVLELTRNFGIGAQFGGKYFCHDVRVVRLPRHGASCPVGVAVSCSADRQAKAKITPEGVFLEQLERDPARYLPEVTDEDLSDEVVRIDLTRPMSEIRATLSRLPVKTRVSLTGPLVVARDIAHAKIKERLDAGEPMPQYLKDHPVYYAGPAKTPEGYASGSFGPTTAGRMDSYVEQFQAAGGSMVMLAKGNRSAQVTAACQAHGGFYLGSIGGPAARLAQDCIREVEVLEYPELGMEAVWKIQVEDFPAFIVVDDKGNDFFAETSTPTLQISFRK from the coding sequence GTGCCTTTGGCTACCGCTTTCCACCACACCGACGTCCTGCCGCTGGCCGAGGACACCCACACGGAGTACCGGCTGGTGACGCCGGACGGCGTGTCCGTGGTCGAGGCCGCCGGACGCCAGTTCCTCCAGGTCGAGCCGGCCACGCTGACCCTGCTCGCCAAGGAGGCGATCCGGGACATCCAGCACCTGCTGCGACCGTCGCACCTGGCGCAGCTGCGGGCGATCGTCGACGACCCGGAGGCCAGCGGCAACGACCGGTTCGTGGCGATGGACCTGCTGCGCAACGCGTGCATCTCCGCGGGCGGCGTGCTGCCGATGTGCCAGGACACCGGCACGGCGATCGTGATGGGCAAGCGCACCGAGTCCGTGCTGACCGGCGGCGCCGACGAGGAGGCGCTGTCGCGCGGCATCTTCGAGGCGTACCAGGAGCTGAACCTGCGCTACTCGCAGATGGCGCCGGTCACGTTCTGGGACGAGAAGAACACCGGGACGAACCTGCCCGCGCAGATCGACCTGTTCGCCGCGCCCGGCACGGCCCCGAAGTACGAGTTCCTGTTCATGGCCAAGGGCGGCGGCTCGGCCAACAAGACGTTCCTGTACCAGGAGACCAAGGCGCTGCTGAACCCGACGCGGCTCGCGCGGTTCCTCGACGAGAAGCTGCGCTCGCTGGGCACGGCGGCGTGCCCGCCGTACCACCTGGCCGTGGTCGTGGGCGGCCTGTCGGCCGAGCAGAACCTGAAGGTCGCCAAGCTCGCGTCCGCCCGGTACCTCGACGGCCTGCCCACCGCGGGCTCGGCCGCCGGCCACGCGTTCCGGGACCTCGACCTGGAGCGGCAGGTGCTGGAGCTGACGCGGAACTTCGGCATCGGCGCGCAGTTCGGCGGCAAGTACTTCTGCCACGACGTGCGCGTGGTCCGCCTGCCCCGGCACGGCGCGTCCTGCCCGGTCGGCGTCGCGGTGTCCTGCTCGGCGGACCGCCAGGCCAAGGCGAAGATCACCCCGGAGGGCGTCTTCCTGGAGCAGTTGGAGCGCGACCCGGCCCGGTACCTGCCCGAGGTGACCGACGAGGACCTGTCCGACGAGGTCGTCCGCATCGACCTGACCAGGCCCATGTCGGAGATCCGCGCCACGCTGTCCCGGCTGCCGGTGAAGACGCGCGTGTCGCTGACCGGTCCGCTGGTGGTGGCTCGGGACATCGCGCACGCCAAGATCAAGGAGCGCCTCGACGCGGGCGAGCCGATGCCGCAGTACCTGAAGGACCACCCGGTGTACTACGCCGGTCCGGCGAAGACGCCGGAGGGCTACGCGTCCGGCTCGTTCGGGCCGACGACGGCGGGCCGCATGGACTCGTACGTGGAGCAGTTCCAGGCGGCCGGCGGTTCGATGGTGATGCTGGCGAAGGGCAACCGGTCGGCGCAGGTGACGGCGGCCTGCCAGGCGCACGGCGGCTTCTACCTGGGCTCGATCGGCGGGCCGGCGGCGCGGCTGGCGCAGGACTGCATCCGCGAGGTCGAGGTGCTGGAATACCCCGAACTGGGGATGGAGGCGGTCTGGAAGATCCAGGTCGAGGACTTCCCGGCGTTCATCGTGGTGGACGACAAGGGCAACGACTTCTTCGCGGAGACCTCGACGCCGACCCTCCAGATCTCGTTCCGGAAGTAG
- a CDS encoding sigma-70 family RNA polymerase sigma factor, whose protein sequence is MTVPKVLDREVGNETTTTSAELDLDAQGPAADLVRVYLNGIGKTALLTAAEEVELAKRIEAGVFAQHMLETGSGLSATRREELRALVRDGHVAKNHLLEANLRLVVSLAKRYTGRGMPLLDLIQEGNLGLIRAVEKFDYTKGFKFSTYATWWIRQAITRGMADQGRTIRLPVHLVEQVNKLARIKRDLHQQLGREATHDELARESGLTPDKVSDLLDHARDPVSLDMPVGTEEDAPLGDFIEDSDATDAESAVISGLLQDDLRRVLATLEPREQAVIRLRYGLEDGQPRTLDQIGKQFGLSRERVRQIEREVMSKLRQGERAAKLRAYAS, encoded by the coding sequence ATGACCGTCCCGAAGGTCCTCGACCGCGAGGTCGGGAACGAGACGACCACCACGAGCGCCGAGTTGGACCTCGACGCCCAGGGACCGGCCGCCGACCTGGTTCGGGTCTACCTGAACGGGATCGGCAAGACAGCGCTGCTCACCGCGGCCGAGGAAGTGGAACTCGCCAAGCGGATCGAGGCGGGGGTCTTCGCCCAGCACATGCTGGAGACGGGTTCCGGGTTGTCCGCGACGCGCCGCGAGGAACTGCGCGCGCTGGTCCGCGACGGCCACGTGGCAAAGAACCACCTTCTCGAAGCGAATCTGCGGCTGGTCGTTTCGCTGGCCAAGCGATACACCGGCCGTGGAATGCCGCTGTTGGATCTGATCCAGGAAGGCAACCTGGGTCTGATCCGCGCGGTCGAGAAGTTCGACTACACCAAGGGCTTCAAGTTCTCGACCTACGCGACGTGGTGGATCAGGCAGGCGATCACCCGGGGAATGGCGGACCAGGGCCGCACCATCCGCCTTCCCGTCCACCTGGTCGAGCAGGTGAACAAGCTGGCGCGGATCAAGCGCGACCTGCACCAGCAGCTGGGGCGCGAGGCGACGCACGACGAGTTGGCCCGCGAATCCGGCCTGACGCCGGACAAGGTGTCCGACCTGCTCGACCACGCCCGCGACCCGGTGAGCCTGGACATGCCGGTCGGCACCGAGGAGGACGCCCCGCTGGGCGACTTCATCGAGGACTCGGACGCCACCGACGCCGAGAGCGCCGTCATCTCCGGCCTGCTCCAGGACGACCTGCGCCGCGTGCTGGCGACGCTGGAGCCGCGCGAGCAGGCGGTGATCCGGCTGCGCTACGGCCTGGAGGACGGGCAGCCGCGCACGCTGGACCAGATCGGCAAGCAGTTCGGCCTGTCCCGCGAGCGGGTGCGGCAGATCGAGCGCGAGGTGATGTCCAAGCTGCGGCAGGGTGAGCGGGCCGCCAAGCTGCGCGCCTACGCCAGCTGA
- the dtd gene encoding D-aminoacyl-tRNA deacylase, whose translation MRAVVARVTEAEVTVDGERVGAIDEPGLLVLLGIHVEDTAEKAPLMARKLHELRVLRDEQSCATTGAPLLVVSQFTLYGETRRGRRPSWTAAARPEDAEPLVEAVVRELRRKGARVETGRFGAMMSVRSANDGPFTVLVEL comes from the coding sequence GTGAGGGCGGTCGTGGCGCGCGTCACGGAGGCCGAGGTGACCGTCGACGGCGAGCGGGTCGGCGCCATCGACGAGCCGGGCCTGCTGGTGCTGCTCGGCATCCACGTCGAGGACACGGCGGAGAAGGCCCCGTTGATGGCCCGCAAGCTGCACGAGCTGCGCGTCCTGCGCGACGAGCAGTCGTGCGCCACGACGGGCGCGCCGCTGCTGGTCGTCAGCCAGTTCACCCTCTACGGCGAGACGCGCCGGGGGCGGCGGCCGTCCTGGACGGCCGCCGCCCGGCCCGAGGACGCCGAACCGTTGGTCGAGGCGGTGGTGCGGGAACTGCGCCGGAAGGGCGCGCGAGTGGAAACGGGGCGGTTCGGCGCGATGATGTCCGTGCGGAGTGCGAACGACGGTCCGTTCACCGTGTTGGTCGAACTCTAG
- a CDS encoding DUF7059 domain-containing protein, whose translation MLPDLSTELTARLRDAFLTAGYHADGVVGVLGPQAHAALGRGEPEAARRVSRDAGALGTLIRLFLLGDAERPADVAAALDGLDVERALAAQVLVRSGDRLRAGLDIRPYGDDDGSWWVVADLDADQRGGPVPADHVLGVGHASISLARATSRRPVGTLLDLGTGCGVQALHASRHAERITATDLSERALRLAQGTFRLNEVDVELRRGEWFAPLRNRSFDQVVCNPPFVVGPPRVDYVYRDSGLSGDDASALVVRQLPAFLNEGGVGQLLASWLHRKGEDWADRVSGWLPKHVDAWFVQRDVADPALYVGTWLRDAGVDPRSAEGRAKADAWLDWFAANDVEGVGFGFVTLRRTDVAHPEVVCEDLRHAYDDPLGPESAAWLDRVRWLREHDDEQLLATRFTVPGSVLLEEVSAPSDEGWEPVVRRLHRTDGPGWQHELDETAARLLAGFRGALPLADLVTLLAYAQDLDADALARAALPVVRELVRHGMVVPA comes from the coding sequence GTGCTTCCTGATCTCTCCACTGAGCTGACCGCGCGGCTGCGCGACGCATTCCTGACCGCCGGGTACCACGCCGACGGGGTGGTGGGCGTGCTCGGGCCGCAGGCCCACGCCGCCCTGGGCCGGGGCGAGCCGGAGGCCGCCCGGCGGGTCTCGCGGGACGCCGGCGCGCTGGGCACGCTGATCCGGCTGTTCCTGCTCGGCGACGCCGAGCGGCCCGCCGACGTCGCCGCCGCCCTGGACGGGTTGGACGTCGAGCGGGCGCTGGCGGCGCAGGTGCTCGTGCGGTCCGGCGACCGGCTGCGGGCCGGGCTGGACATCCGCCCGTACGGCGACGACGACGGCTCGTGGTGGGTGGTCGCCGACCTGGACGCCGACCAGCGCGGCGGACCGGTGCCCGCCGACCACGTGCTCGGCGTCGGCCACGCGTCGATCAGCCTGGCCAGGGCCACCTCCCGCCGCCCGGTGGGCACGCTGCTCGACCTGGGCACCGGCTGCGGCGTCCAGGCGCTGCACGCGAGCCGCCACGCCGAGCGGATCACCGCGACCGACCTGTCCGAGCGGGCGCTGCGGCTCGCGCAGGGCACCTTCCGGCTCAACGAGGTCGACGTCGAGCTGCGGCGGGGCGAGTGGTTCGCGCCGCTGCGCAACCGGTCGTTCGACCAGGTGGTGTGCAACCCGCCGTTCGTGGTGGGCCCGCCGCGCGTCGACTACGTCTACCGCGACTCGGGGCTGAGCGGCGACGACGCCAGCGCCCTGGTCGTGCGGCAGCTGCCCGCGTTCCTGAACGAGGGCGGCGTCGGCCAGCTGCTCGCGTCCTGGCTGCACCGCAAGGGCGAGGACTGGGCGGACCGGGTGTCGGGGTGGCTGCCCAAGCACGTCGACGCGTGGTTCGTGCAGCGGGACGTGGCCGACCCCGCGCTGTACGTCGGGACGTGGCTGCGGGACGCGGGCGTGGACCCCCGGTCGGCCGAGGGCCGGGCGAAGGCCGACGCGTGGCTCGACTGGTTCGCCGCGAACGACGTCGAGGGCGTCGGTTTCGGGTTCGTCACCCTGCGCCGCACCGACGTCGCGCACCCCGAGGTGGTGTGCGAGGACCTGCGCCACGCCTATGACGACCCGCTGGGCCCGGAGTCCGCCGCGTGGCTGGACCGCGTGCGGTGGCTGCGCGAGCACGACGACGAGCAGTTGCTGGCCACCCGGTTCACCGTGCCGGGGAGCGTGCTGCTGGAGGAGGTCTCCGCGCCGTCGGACGAGGGCTGGGAGCCGGTCGTGCGCCGCCTGCACCGCACCGACGGGCCCGGTTGGCAGCACGAGTTGGACGAGACCGCCGCCCGGCTGCTGGCGGGGTTCCGGGGCGCGTTGCCGCTCGCGGACCTGGTCACGCTGCTCGCGTACGCCCAGGACCTGGACGCCGACGCGCTGGCCCGCGCGGCGCTGCCGGTGGTCCGCGAGCTGGTGCGGCACGGCATGGTGGTCCCCGCGTGA